One window of the Chitinophaga niabensis genome contains the following:
- a CDS encoding DUF4251 domain-containing protein, with protein MNIFRSILCLSAALFFMVTSSNAQDSLLASAIKQRLDKQNFRFFVQAVMPPGGQTTSVPGENYTFRVQGDSLLVNLPYYGRSTHVYADNSQIGFTFKWGKFDYKLQERKKSWNITFRQRNSPDVSYMVLNVLKTGEATLYVEPRNKQPISYLGNIIE; from the coding sequence GTGAACATCTTTAGATCCATATTATGCTTAAGCGCTGCCTTGTTTTTTATGGTCACCTCTTCAAATGCCCAGGATTCCCTCCTCGCCTCCGCCATTAAACAAAGGCTGGATAAGCAGAATTTCCGCTTTTTTGTACAGGCTGTTATGCCGCCCGGAGGCCAAACCACCAGTGTGCCGGGAGAAAATTATACTTTCCGGGTGCAGGGAGACAGCCTGTTGGTGAACCTCCCTTATTATGGCCGGTCTACCCATGTATATGCTGATAATTCCCAGATCGGGTTCACTTTTAAATGGGGGAAATTCGATTACAAACTGCAGGAACGCAAAAAGAGTTGGAATATCACCTTCCGGCAACGCAATTCGCCGGATGTAAGTTATATGGTACTGAATGTATTAAAAACCGGAGAGGCTACCCTGTATGTGGAACCCCGCAATAAACAGCCCATTTCCTACCTGGGGAACATTATAGAGTAA
- a CDS encoding 4-hydroxy-3-methylbut-2-enyl diphosphate reductase, translating into MKTFNVPIIYRSPLISAIKQQRKQQDRMKKDFTPTLLDFGPVRIQLARHFGFCYGVENAIEIAFKTVDENEGKRIFLLSEMIHNPQVNNDLLSRGVKFLMDTSGRQLIPWDELNADDIVIIPAFGTTLEIEGRLQDMGITPLQYNTTCPFVERVWNKAEQIAAKEYTVIVHGKPKHEETRATFSHSRHHTPTVVVKDMEETHRLAAYILGTQPAEQFYEEFKGQYSEGFDVTKHLQRVGVVNQTTMLASETQAIADYIKQTIQEKYQLADNQVGERFADTRDTLCYATNDNQTAVTGMLEVEADLAIVVGGYNSSNTSHLVELCEEKLPTYFISSEEKLLSREEVLHWDFHHHQELHSTHFLPEKETPATILLTSGASCPDAIVEGVIRKLLSFYGLEHKVNEAIETFG; encoded by the coding sequence ATGAAGACATTTAACGTTCCTATTATATACCGCAGCCCGCTGATCTCTGCTATTAAACAGCAGCGGAAACAGCAGGACCGCATGAAAAAAGACTTTACCCCTACCCTGCTGGATTTTGGTCCTGTGCGGATACAACTGGCCCGGCATTTCGGGTTTTGTTATGGGGTAGAAAATGCTATTGAGATCGCTTTTAAGACGGTGGATGAAAACGAGGGGAAAAGGATCTTCCTGCTGAGCGAAATGATCCATAACCCCCAGGTGAACAACGATCTGCTTTCCCGTGGTGTGAAGTTCCTGATGGATACTTCCGGCCGGCAGCTGATCCCCTGGGATGAATTGAATGCAGACGATATTGTGATCATTCCTGCTTTTGGCACCACCCTGGAAATTGAGGGCAGGCTGCAGGACATGGGCATTACCCCGCTTCAATATAATACCACCTGTCCTTTTGTTGAACGTGTATGGAATAAAGCTGAACAAATTGCGGCCAAGGAATATACCGTGATCGTACATGGTAAACCCAAACATGAGGAAACCCGGGCTACCTTTTCCCATAGCAGGCACCATACCCCTACGGTTGTTGTAAAGGATATGGAAGAAACCCACAGGCTGGCAGCCTACATCTTAGGCACACAGCCGGCGGAACAGTTCTACGAGGAATTCAAAGGACAGTATTCAGAAGGCTTTGATGTTACCAAACACCTCCAACGTGTTGGTGTAGTGAACCAAACCACCATGCTGGCATCTGAAACACAGGCAATTGCAGACTATATCAAACAGACCATCCAGGAGAAATACCAGCTGGCGGATAACCAGGTGGGGGAAAGGTTTGCGGATACAAGGGATACTTTATGTTATGCCACAAACGACAACCAGACTGCCGTTACCGGGATGCTGGAGGTGGAAGCGGACCTGGCTATTGTGGTGGGCGGGTACAACAGTTCCAACACCTCTCATCTGGTAGAACTCTGTGAGGAAAAACTGCCTACCTATTTTATTTCCTCAGAAGAAAAACTCCTCTCCCGCGAGGAGGTATTACACTGGGATTTTCATCATCACCAGGAACTCCACAGCACCCACTTCCTTCCGGAAAAGGAAACGCCGGCCACCATTCTCCTTACCAGTGGCGCATCCTGCCCGGATGCCATTGTAGAGGGCGTGATCCGGAAACTACTTTCTTTTTACGGCCTGGAACATAAAGTGAATGAAGCGATAGAAACTTTCGGATAA
- a CDS encoding response regulator transcription factor, which yields MRILLVEDEPAVVSVISRGLTESGYEVSVAPDGLLGLDMARNNNFGLIIMDVMLPGKNGIEVCRQLRADQVQTPILMLTALGTTENVVIGLDSGADDYLTKPFKFQELEARIRSLLRRRNTIPLNGKDSNVLRMADLELDTDTKQASRKGRVMTLTATEYRLLEYLLRNPRKVLSRVEILEHVWGIDFNMSTKVVDVYVNYLRKKINKDSGPELIQTVVGHGYMLKETLTDENSY from the coding sequence ATGAGGATTTTATTAGTAGAAGATGAGCCTGCTGTGGTATCTGTGATCTCCCGTGGATTAACGGAATCAGGATATGAGGTAAGTGTGGCGCCGGATGGTTTGCTGGGGCTGGATATGGCGCGAAATAACAATTTTGGCCTGATCATCATGGATGTAATGCTGCCCGGAAAGAACGGGATAGAAGTATGCCGGCAGTTAAGGGCTGATCAGGTACAAACGCCTATCCTGATGTTAACAGCATTAGGCACCACAGAAAATGTAGTGATCGGGTTGGACAGTGGGGCAGATGATTACCTCACCAAACCTTTTAAATTCCAGGAACTGGAAGCCCGTATCCGTTCCCTGCTCAGAAGAAGGAATACAATACCCCTGAATGGCAAGGATAGCAATGTGCTGCGAATGGCCGACCTGGAATTGGATACCGATACCAAACAGGCTTCCCGCAAGGGACGGGTCATGACCTTAACTGCTACAGAATACCGCCTGCTGGAATACCTGTTGCGCAATCCCCGGAAAGTATTGTCCAGGGTAGAGATCCTGGAACATGTATGGGGCATTGATTTTAACATGAGCACCAAAGTGGTGGATGTATATGTGAACTACCTCCGCAAAAAAATAAACAAAGACAGTGGGCCGGAACTTATACAAACCGTTGTGGGCCATGGTTACATGCTAAAAGAAACCCTTACCGATGAAAATTCGTACTAA
- a CDS encoding bestrophin family protein, whose translation MLLKKGIPLRYIFGTIRYEILAVTVYTLLINILYYQYGLREIAIPLAIPMVLGTVLSLLLAFRSNQAYDRWWEARTIWGAIVNDSRSLVRQLTSMINNTNESEEIRHFRDQFVRRQIAWNYALGQALRKKDPLKGLDRLLSRRELNFVSKFDNVPAGLLQMHSRDLRYALQHEWINNYQQVEMDRTLTRLCDAMGKCERIKNTIFPATYSLYTHFAVIFFILLLPFALIDSLGIVEVPLVAAISASFLLIEKMAINLQDPFENKPTDTPMTSIARKVERDLLQMLEETQMPEVELEQQQPAYYVL comes from the coding sequence ATGCTGCTAAAGAAAGGTATTCCGCTAAGATATATTTTTGGTACAATCCGGTATGAGATACTGGCAGTAACGGTTTACACGCTGCTGATCAATATCCTTTATTATCAATACGGATTACGTGAGATTGCTATTCCACTGGCCATACCCATGGTACTGGGCACGGTGTTATCCCTGCTCCTGGCCTTCAGGTCCAACCAGGCATATGACCGTTGGTGGGAAGCACGTACGATCTGGGGAGCTATCGTAAATGATTCCCGTTCACTGGTGAGGCAGTTAACATCCATGATCAATAACACAAATGAATCGGAGGAGATCAGGCATTTCCGGGACCAGTTCGTAAGGAGACAGATAGCATGGAATTATGCCCTCGGGCAAGCGCTCAGAAAAAAAGATCCACTTAAAGGATTGGACCGGCTGCTCTCCCGGCGGGAACTGAATTTTGTTTCGAAATTCGATAACGTTCCTGCCGGTCTTCTCCAGATGCATAGCCGTGATCTGCGTTATGCACTGCAGCATGAATGGATCAATAATTATCAGCAGGTGGAGATGGACAGAACACTTACCAGGCTTTGTGATGCAATGGGTAAATGTGAGCGGATCAAGAATACGATCTTTCCGGCCACTTACAGTCTGTACACCCATTTTGCGGTCATCTTCTTCATCCTGTTACTTCCGTTTGCACTTATAGATTCCCTTGGTATTGTGGAAGTGCCGTTGGTGGCAGCAATTTCAGCTTCATTTCTGCTGATTGAGAAAATGGCCATCAACCTGCAGGATCCGTTTGAAAATAAACCAACTGATACTCCTATGACAAGCATTGCCCGTAAGGTTGAGCGGGACCTTTTGCAGATGCTGGAAGAAACGCAGATGCCGGAGGTGGAACTTGAACAGCAGCAACCCGCTTACTATGTTTTATAA
- a CDS encoding LytR/AlgR family response regulator transcription factor, producing MSEIKAIIVDDEQHCIDALQTMLQKKCPEVTVLAGVNSVQDAKQIIDDLRPDLVFLDVEMPHQNGFELLKLYDKVHFDVIFTTAYEQYALKAIKFNALDYLLKPFSVQELQEALRKFHERRLNKQDNSTAPLEVFLQNMKTLQQTNKKIALPTINGLVFMPVQNIVRCESTGNYTKIFFTDKKQLLVSKPLKEFEELLTDVDFFRVHNSHLINLQQMESYIQGEGGFALMSDGTQVEVSRRRKADFLKKAMQF from the coding sequence ATGAGCGAGATTAAAGCAATTATCGTTGACGATGAACAGCATTGTATTGATGCTTTGCAGACTATGCTGCAGAAAAAATGTCCGGAAGTGACGGTACTGGCCGGCGTAAATAGTGTTCAGGACGCTAAGCAGATCATCGATGACCTGCGGCCGGACCTGGTTTTCCTGGATGTGGAAATGCCTCACCAAAATGGTTTTGAATTATTGAAGCTGTACGATAAAGTGCATTTTGATGTGATCTTTACCACCGCTTACGAACAATACGCCCTGAAAGCTATTAAATTTAATGCCCTCGATTACCTGCTGAAACCATTCAGCGTACAGGAATTACAGGAAGCTCTCCGCAAATTCCACGAAAGACGCCTGAATAAACAGGATAACAGCACTGCCCCGCTGGAAGTGTTCCTGCAGAACATGAAAACTTTACAGCAGACCAATAAAAAGATAGCACTCCCAACAATTAACGGATTGGTGTTCATGCCTGTACAGAATATTGTAAGATGTGAATCCACCGGTAACTATACCAAGATCTTCTTCACAGATAAAAAGCAGCTGCTGGTATCCAAACCACTCAAAGAGTTTGAGGAACTGCTAACGGACGTGGATTTCTTCCGCGTACACAATTCCCACCTGATAAATTTACAACAGATGGAATCCTATATCCAGGGAGAAGGAGGGTTTGCATTGATGAGTGATGGCACACAGGTAGAAGTGTCACGCAGACGTAAAGCAGACTTCCTGAAAAAAGCGATGCAGTTTTAA
- a CDS encoding sensor histidine kinase, which produces MKIRTKIMLLFAILTVSIISVMSFFVYYLATQYSFEDFYKRLEIRAYLTATAAFPPVGTDTLAYNYIRDKHLEKLPSENEYILRILPGNKIEAHHYIGLQPEFYEAVIREGRETFRNGDRFYEGILYTNGDNSYIVIVSAVNEYMSQYMTDLRRILLTCLTVALALIIGTGLFFSRYILLPVHRIIDRVKDISSSNLHLRVEAHGGNDEIRELADTFNNMLDRLEMAFETQNNFVSNASHELSTPLTAIIGEAELALSKERDCMSYRTAVSNMLREAERLEHITRSLLHLAQTGFDGKKESWDIVRTDELLFAVKHVIDRITPDNKVEIDYSLFPEEEEKMNVLGSFQLLELALSNIVSNAVKYSSNRPVSLALAATNSKNIIIVRDLGIGIPVPDMPYIFSPFFRASNTQPFKGYGIGLPLTKNIIRMHKGEIIVNSRMGEGTEIRVELPSA; this is translated from the coding sequence ATGAAAATTCGTACTAAGATCATGCTGCTGTTTGCGATACTCACCGTATCCATCATTTCAGTGATGAGCTTTTTCGTGTACTACCTGGCTACGCAGTATTCTTTTGAAGATTTCTATAAACGGCTTGAAATACGGGCATACCTCACTGCAACAGCTGCTTTCCCGCCTGTTGGAACAGATACACTGGCATATAATTACATACGGGATAAACACCTGGAAAAACTGCCCTCAGAAAATGAATACATCCTGCGCATCCTGCCGGGCAACAAAATAGAAGCGCATCATTATATTGGCCTTCAACCGGAATTCTATGAGGCCGTGATCAGGGAAGGAAGGGAAACATTCCGGAATGGAGACCGGTTCTATGAAGGCATTCTCTACACGAACGGAGATAATAGTTACATCGTGATCGTGTCTGCAGTGAATGAGTATATGTCGCAATACATGACAGACCTGCGGCGGATCCTGCTTACCTGTCTTACAGTAGCGCTGGCACTGATCATAGGAACAGGGCTGTTCTTTTCACGTTATATTTTACTGCCCGTACATCGTATTATAGACCGGGTAAAGGATATCAGTTCCAGTAACCTGCATTTGCGTGTGGAAGCACATGGCGGCAATGATGAGATCCGTGAGCTGGCAGATACTTTTAACAATATGCTGGACCGTTTGGAGATGGCATTTGAAACACAGAATAACTTTGTAAGCAATGCCTCTCATGAGCTGAGTACACCGCTCACGGCTATTATCGGAGAAGCGGAACTGGCATTGAGTAAAGAAAGGGATTGCATGAGTTACCGTACCGCTGTGAGTAATATGCTGCGGGAAGCAGAACGCCTGGAACATATTACACGCAGCCTGTTACACCTGGCGCAAACGGGGTTTGATGGTAAAAAAGAAAGCTGGGACATTGTGCGTACAGACGAATTGCTGTTTGCCGTAAAACATGTGATAGACCGCATCACACCGGATAATAAAGTAGAGATTGATTACAGCCTTTTCCCCGAAGAAGAAGAGAAAATGAATGTGCTGGGTAGTTTTCAGTTACTGGAACTGGCGCTGAGCAATATTGTGAGCAATGCCGTGAAGTATTCCAGCAACCGGCCGGTATCATTGGCATTAGCGGCTACCAATTCCAAGAACATCATTATTGTAAGGGACCTGGGGATCGGGATACCGGTACCGGACATGCCTTATATCTTTTCCCCCTTTTTCCGTGCATCCAATACACAGCCATTTAAAGGTTATGGGATAGGGCTGCCGCTCACAAAGAACATTATCCGCATGCATAAGGGAGAGATCATTGTAAACAGCCGTATGGGGGAGGGAACAGAGATCAGGGTGGAATTGCCTTCTGCTTAA
- the cmk gene encoding (d)CMP kinase, which translates to MKKIIITIDGYSSCGKSTLARQLAAQLNYLYIDSGAMYRAITLYFIQHRVEWNDHVQVKNALDSIHLEFVHNQISGYSDMFLNDENVEQLIREMLVAEKVSEVAAIRAVREFAVAQQQKMGAQKGIVMDGRDIGTVVFPHAELKIFMTADPAIRVERRFKELYAKNPNITLHEVKENLELRDYIDANREVSPLRRADDAIILDNSQLNMQEQLDLVMQWVEDAIMAHSS; encoded by the coding sequence GTGAAAAAGATTATCATTACAATAGACGGTTATTCTTCCTGTGGGAAGAGCACACTGGCCAGGCAATTGGCTGCTCAGCTGAACTACCTGTACATAGACAGTGGTGCCATGTACCGCGCTATCACGCTTTACTTCATTCAGCACAGGGTTGAATGGAATGATCATGTGCAAGTGAAGAACGCACTCGATAGCATTCACCTGGAATTTGTGCACAACCAGATCTCCGGTTACAGCGATATGTTCCTCAATGATGAAAACGTAGAGCAATTGATCCGTGAAATGCTGGTGGCGGAAAAAGTAAGTGAGGTAGCTGCCATCCGCGCCGTTCGGGAGTTTGCAGTGGCACAACAGCAAAAGATGGGTGCACAGAAAGGTATTGTGATGGATGGCCGGGATATCGGTACCGTAGTTTTTCCGCATGCAGAACTGAAGATCTTTATGACCGCAGACCCCGCTATCAGGGTGGAACGCAGGTTCAAAGAATTATACGCCAAAAACCCGAATATCACCCTCCACGAAGTAAAAGAAAACCTGGAACTCCGCGATTATATAGATGCTAACCGGGAAGTAAGTCCCCTCCGCAGGGCAGATGATGCTATCATCCTGGATAACAGTCAATTAAACATGCAGGAACAGCTCGATCTGGTCATGCAATGGGTAGAAGACGCTATCATGGCACATTCTTCTTGA
- a CDS encoding tetratricopeptide repeat protein, giving the protein MSKKGLILIVFLHLALWMHASAQDSLQVQASLDSIKGMADDTVKVNRLMARSKSLYRYFDKRKEDNAFLQEAINVSHKIRYNKGLAEGYNELGTAKRNKSQYILAADFHERALKYAEDAKDVRLITISLNNIGVDYRRRDMLPKAFDFHFRALKLAEKANDVRNICIATNSIGNIKLSDGKYNDAIQEFSRSLRLEREGKNDLGVAINLGNLGYAYEGLGQLDKAIEYYKSSLAVNQAMDNKTGMSICYTCLGTAYQKKKNYPLAMEYLQKALQANDKVDDKVHVAESYLSIGRLLNEQGKHEEARKYIQESIDLGLKWSFKSTLMEAYKAMADNYKRAGDYDRSIDNSNLSLLYKDSILNERSTTEFAQMQAMYVVHQKDNQIKQLQQEQDISQLRIRRNLALAIALAGFLFMLIVGGFFYIRHRNLQANRQTLQLELRSLRSQMNPHFIFNSLSSIHRYIWSNNQEEASDYLTKFSKLMRMILDNSQHTFIPLNKELESLRLYLDLEALRCNNMFDYHIHVAENINEEEVLIPPMIIQPYVENSIWHGLVHRKDKGRLDINVSLNGRVLEILVTDNGIGRKLAMEIKAKKDHLHNSMGMKVTEGRIALIRKINNTKDANVVVNDLQDHVGLATGTQVKIVLPAEFLF; this is encoded by the coding sequence ATGTCTAAAAAAGGCCTTATTCTTATAGTGTTCCTGCACCTTGCATTGTGGATGCACGCATCTGCACAGGATTCTCTGCAGGTTCAGGCGAGCCTGGATTCCATCAAAGGAATGGCGGACGATACGGTTAAAGTGAACCGGCTCATGGCCAGATCTAAAAGTCTTTACCGCTACTTTGATAAACGTAAGGAAGATAACGCCTTCCTCCAGGAAGCCATCAACGTTTCCCATAAGATCCGCTATAACAAAGGATTAGCAGAAGGATATAATGAACTGGGCACGGCTAAACGAAATAAATCCCAATACATCCTCGCAGCCGATTTTCATGAAAGGGCCCTCAAGTATGCGGAAGACGCAAAAGACGTTCGCCTCATCACTATTTCACTCAATAATATCGGGGTGGATTACCGCAGAAGGGATATGCTTCCCAAAGCATTCGACTTCCACTTCCGTGCACTCAAACTGGCTGAAAAAGCCAACGATGTCCGCAATATCTGTATCGCCACTAACTCCATCGGCAATATCAAACTCTCTGATGGTAAGTACAACGATGCCATCCAGGAATTTTCCCGCAGCCTCAGGCTGGAACGGGAAGGCAAAAACGACCTGGGGGTAGCCATTAACCTGGGTAACCTGGGATATGCCTATGAGGGCCTGGGGCAGCTGGATAAAGCCATTGAATACTATAAGAGCTCCCTGGCCGTTAACCAGGCAATGGATAATAAAACAGGGATGTCTATCTGTTATACCTGCCTGGGCACAGCCTATCAGAAAAAGAAGAATTATCCCCTTGCCATGGAATACCTCCAAAAGGCATTACAGGCAAATGATAAAGTAGATGATAAAGTACATGTGGCAGAAAGTTATCTCAGCATCGGGCGTTTATTGAATGAACAGGGTAAACATGAAGAAGCTCGCAAATACATCCAGGAATCGATAGACCTGGGTTTGAAATGGAGCTTCAAATCTACCCTGATGGAGGCTTACAAAGCCATGGCGGATAACTACAAACGGGCTGGTGATTACGATCGTTCCATTGATAATTCCAATCTCTCCCTCCTGTACAAGGATAGTATCCTGAACGAAAGGTCTACCACAGAGTTTGCGCAGATGCAGGCGATGTATGTGGTACACCAGAAAGATAACCAGATCAAACAATTGCAGCAGGAACAGGATATCAGCCAGCTGAGGATCCGCCGTAACCTGGCCCTGGCTATTGCCCTGGCAGGTTTTCTTTTTATGCTGATCGTTGGCGGTTTCTTTTACATCAGGCACCGTAACCTCCAGGCGAACCGCCAGACGCTTCAGCTGGAATTACGTTCCCTTCGTTCTCAAATGAACCCGCATTTCATTTTCAACTCGCTTAGTTCCATCCACCGTTATATCTGGAGCAATAACCAGGAAGAAGCATCGGATTACCTTACCAAGTTTTCCAAACTGATGCGCATGATCCTGGATAACAGCCAGCATACTTTCATTCCTTTGAATAAGGAGTTGGAATCCCTGCGTTTGTATCTTGACCTCGAAGCTTTGCGCTGTAATAATATGTTTGATTACCACATTCATGTGGCAGAGAATATCAATGAAGAAGAAGTGCTGATCCCGCCCATGATCATTCAACCATATGTAGAGAATTCCATTTGGCATGGTTTAGTGCACCGTAAGGATAAAGGCCGTTTGGATATCAATGTGAGCCTCAATGGCAGGGTACTCGAAATACTGGTAACAGATAACGGCATCGGCCGCAAACTGGCGATGGAGATCAAAGCCAAAAAAGACCATCTGCACAATTCCATGGGTATGAAAGTGACTGAGGGCCGTATAGCCCTGATCCGCAAGATCAATAATACCAAAGATGCAAACGTGGTAGTGAACGATCTGCAGGACCATGTAGGCCTGGCTACCGGAACGCAGGTAAAAATCGTATTGCCCGCAGAGTTTTTATTTTAG